The nucleotide window CAATCGCTGTCAGGCCCTAGAGCCTGTTCCGGGCGACTTGCGCAGCCCGTCGACCTTGCCGCAGGCCAGTTTGCAGACGGGCAGCAAAGTCGCCTACAGGCTCTTGGGCCTGACAGCGCGAGCTAACCCAAAAGCGCCCTTTTTCCCCTATTTTTGGGGCGCCAGCCAAAAATAGGGCCGCCGAGGGGCGGAACACATTGTAGGGAGGACGAAGAGCGTACAACGCGAATGCGCGCATACTTTAAAAAGAAGGCCCCCTACCCGCAGCGCGGGTTTGGAGCCGTCCCAACAAAAGCACTTGCCTCTGCTTAAGAGGCCGTCTGCTCGAAGACCCCGCCGTCGGAGGCTAGTCTTCCAGGAAGTAATCCACCGTCGTCACCACACGGACCTTCTTGATTTCCGGGGTGTAGCGGTCTCGATCCTGGAGGCTGAAATAGCCCTGGGTGGCGCGGCGGATGGCACCCACGCGGGAGCCGGAATCCTCGGCGAACTGCTTGGCCGCAGCCCGGGCGTTGCGGGTGGCCTCGGCGATCATGTCCGGCTTGATCCCGTTCAGGCCGGTAAAGGCGAAAGTGGGCTGGTATTCCCAGTTCTGGACGAGCATGACGCCGCGCGACACGAGATCCCCGGCCGACGACATGGCCTTTTTCACGGTGGCGATATCCGGGGACCTGACGGTCAGGATGACGCTGGCCGTGAACCGCTCGGCCACCGTGCGGCCCGGGTTCATAGCCTGGTTGTCCTGAATGCGCGGGATGGTGTCCAGAATCTCGGCCTCACCGAGGCCCTTTTCCCGAAGAAAGGCCATGATCCGGGAACGCGACTCCTTGAGGGCCGCGTCCACGCCTTCCAGCGTGTTGCCGCCCGCGCCGTAGCTGATGGGCCACATGGCCAGATCGGCCGGGACCTCGCGCTCGGCCAGTCCCTTGACCGTGACATACCGGTCCAACTCCTTGAAATCGATGAGGGCCTTCCCCAGAACCCAGCAGCCGCCCACCAACCCGAGGGCCAGGATGATGGCCGCCGGAACCGTCCATATGGCATTTTTCCTCTCCATGATATTCCTCCTGCGCGCCGGCGCGATATCCACCCCCGCAAACTCGCACAGCAAGTTTTTTTTGGCAAACCCGAATGCGCCCGCACACCCCAAAGACCACAACAATCATTCAAATCTTGCGAAATTGCCGTTTTTCATTATGATCGCACCATCATGCCATCGAAAAAGAAACCCCAGCCGAGGATGCTGTTCGCCTCCCCGGACGGCGAAATATTCGACCACCCGGACCTGCTGCTCATGGTCCGCCGGGGCGATGAATTCGGCCTGCCCCGACCGGACGAGATCTCGGTCCTGCCGGACGAATCCGAATTCTTCATGCTGCCCGGTCGCCACGCCATGGGCTACAACCCCGAAACCGGCGAGACCGAGGTCATGGAGGAGCTTGCCGTGGCCGCCTTTGCCTGCCCCGGCAACACGGTCACCGGCATCGCCGCCTACGAATCCGACGACGACGCACCGATCCTGCCCCTGCTTTCCTACGGAGCCATCGGCTATGCGGAAGGCAAGTTCTGGGTCTGCGCCAAGAAGGTGGACGAGGACAACCGGCAGGTGTTCAAGCACATCCCGCCGGACCGCGTCGAGGCCGGCGCCCACGAGCTGATCACCGAGATGCCCGACAACCGGCTGGTCAACCACCTGGCGGGCTGCGCCCTGGCCAGC belongs to Pseudodesulfovibrio portus and includes:
- a CDS encoding SIMPL domain-containing protein, translating into MERKNAIWTVPAAIILALGLVGGCWVLGKALIDFKELDRYVTVKGLAEREVPADLAMWPISYGAGGNTLEGVDAALKESRSRIMAFLREKGLGEAEILDTIPRIQDNQAMNPGRTVAERFTASVILTVRSPDIATVKKAMSSAGDLVSRGVMLVQNWEYQPTFAFTGLNGIKPDMIAEATRNARAAAKQFAEDSGSRVGAIRRATQGYFSLQDRDRYTPEIKKVRVVTTVDYFLED